The Mauremys mutica isolate MM-2020 ecotype Southern chromosome 1, ASM2049712v1, whole genome shotgun sequence genome has a segment encoding these proteins:
- the LOC123374694 gene encoding putative olfactory receptor 52P1 produces MAVFNLTPSDPSPFILMGIPGLEAAHLWISVPFSMFYIIGLFGNFMLLFVVGKEETLHKPMYLLLCMLALTDIGTSTSVVPKALFIFWFNLKGITVAGCLTQMFFLHAVSIMQSAVLVTMAFDRYVAICSPLRYATILTNARIAKLGLVGLLRAVFFILPLPLLLNRQPFCANHIITHTYCEHIAVAKMSCGDTTVNRTYSLVMAFLVIGSDLTLVALSYGLIIRAVLKISSKKAYLKALNTCTAHICVMMTSFTLFFFSTLTHRYGQHITPHVHIILANLFFLIPPMLNPIIYGVKTKELHDKVIKYICRR; encoded by the coding sequence ATGGCAGTTTTCAACCTCACCCCATCTGACCCTTCACCATTTATCCTAATGGGCATCCCCGGCCTGGAAGCGGCCCATCTCTGGATTTCCGTCCCTTTCTCTATGTTCTACATTATTGGCCTCTTTGGAAATTTCATGCTCTTGTTTGTTGTAGGCAAAGAGGagaccctgcacaagccgatgtacctgTTGCTCTGCATGCTGGCTCTCACAGACATTGGCACCTCTACCTCCGTTGTGCCGAAGGCACTGtttatattttggttcaatttgaaaggcattactgtggctggctgcctcacccagatgttcttccttcatgCAGTTTCTATTATGCAGTCAGCTGTCCTCGTGACAATGGCCTTCGATCGCTATGTTGCCATATGCAGCCCTCTGAGATATGCCACCATCCTCACCAATGCACGAATAGCAAAGCTAGGACTTGTGGGTTTGCTAAGAGCTGTTTTCTTcattctgcccctgcccctgcttctgaacaggcagccattctgtgccaaccACATTATCACCCACACATACTGCGAGCACATCGCTGTGGCAAAGATGTCATGTGGGGACACCACTGTCAACAGGACATACAGCTTAGTGATGGCATTTCTAGTAATTGGGTCAGATCTGACACTGGTTGCCCTGTCCTATGGTCTGATCATCAGGGCTGTCCTCAAAATCTCCTCCAAAAAAGCCTACCTGAAAGCTCTCAACACTTgcacagcccacatctgtgtgatgaTGACATCTTTTACTCTCTTCTTTTTCTCCACTCTGACACACCGGTATGGTCAGCATATCACTCCCCACGTTCACATTATCTTGGCCAACCTCTTCTTCCTCATCCCCCCCATGCTCAACCCaatcatttatggggtcaaaaccaaagagcttcATGACAAAGTGATCAAATACATCTGCAGAAGGTGA